One stretch of Nocardioides perillae DNA includes these proteins:
- a CDS encoding HAD-IIA family hydrolase, whose protein sequence is MLGESAQPLHTAHDLVVLDLDGVVYVGPDALPGAAAGIRSARDAGAQVAFVTNNAARPPARVAEHLTSLGVPAEPGDVVTSAQAAASLLLADHGPGAPVWVLGAAGLREAVTEVGLLPVPAPGSGGRAGGGEGRREEPLPVALVTGYGPDVRWSELMQAAVQVAGGLPWVASNTDHSLPTPDGRAPGHGVLVRMLADFAGRSPKVAGKPARPLLDETVRRLGGSRPLMVGDRLDTDVEGARNAGMASLLVLTGVSGLGEVLGAPAHTRTTFLAHDLGGLGRPHAAPRRDGSGWVAGTWRAVVRDGRLEVTEGPRGARVRAPGPPDPDDWWRAAACAAWQHLDDTGDVAAHDGLRPPAGSLPA, encoded by the coding sequence GTGCTGGGTGAGAGCGCGCAGCCCCTGCACACCGCCCACGACCTGGTCGTGCTCGACCTCGACGGCGTCGTCTACGTCGGTCCGGACGCCTTGCCGGGTGCGGCCGCGGGCATCCGCTCGGCCCGCGACGCCGGGGCGCAGGTGGCCTTCGTGACCAACAACGCGGCGCGTCCGCCTGCCCGGGTGGCCGAGCACCTCACCTCGCTCGGCGTGCCCGCCGAGCCCGGTGACGTCGTGACGTCGGCGCAGGCAGCCGCCAGCCTGCTGCTCGCAGACCACGGGCCGGGCGCGCCCGTGTGGGTCCTGGGCGCGGCCGGGCTCCGGGAGGCGGTCACGGAGGTCGGACTCCTGCCCGTGCCCGCGCCCGGGAGCGGCGGACGAGCCGGTGGCGGGGAGGGGCGGCGCGAGGAGCCGCTGCCGGTGGCCCTGGTGACCGGGTACGGCCCCGACGTGCGGTGGTCGGAGCTGATGCAGGCCGCGGTGCAGGTAGCCGGCGGACTGCCCTGGGTGGCCAGCAACACCGACCACAGCCTGCCGACACCGGACGGCCGAGCACCCGGGCACGGTGTGCTGGTGCGGATGCTCGCCGACTTCGCCGGCCGCTCGCCGAAGGTCGCGGGCAAGCCCGCCCGTCCGCTGCTCGACGAGACGGTGCGTCGACTCGGTGGCAGCCGGCCGCTGATGGTCGGCGACCGCCTCGACACCGACGTCGAGGGCGCCCGCAACGCCGGCATGGCCTCCTTGCTCGTGCTGACCGGCGTGTCCGGCCTGGGCGAGGTCCTCGGCGCGCCGGCGCACACCCGGACGACCTTCCTCGCACACGACCTGGGCGGCCTCGGCCGCCCCCACGCCGCCCCGCGCCGCGACGGGTCCGGGTGGGTCGCGGGGACGTGGCGCGCGGTGGTGCGCGACGGCCGGCTCGAGGTGACCGAGGGTCCGCGCGGCGCACGGGTGCGGGCACCCGGCCCACCGGATCCCGACGACTGGTGGCGGGCCGCGGCCTGCGCTGCCTGGCAGCACCTCGACGACACCGGCGACGTCGCAGCCCACGACGGCCTGCGCCCGCCGGCCGGTAGCCTGCCCGCATGA
- a CDS encoding DUF1015 family protein: protein MDSSDDVAPPAVAAPLRLEPFRAMTLTGGRVGDPASARAFARPYRDVARRLARWERAGRLTRDREPAVYLHEYTVGGITVRGLVGALDLSRRARADQLPAVLPHEAIHLRQSQDLADRMREMELNPAPILLVHRGPAEVRDLVRAVARREPDHHLQDRAGHSQRVWAVRALDELALLERGLSGTHALLADGHHRYAAYLTLQAAAPGTAWDRGLAMLVDQDDTPLFLGAIHRVLERTTLADVADAVGRLPGLTCTPAAEMTAIAALAADTMVLTDGTAWAVLRMTARDRPAVEVLHEDLVPRLPRTGGGVTHHHSVHDLLTRMDRDRDVAVLMPAPDFDLVLSTVAAGRLLPEKATSFQPKPPLGVVMRSLRDG from the coding sequence GTGGACTCCTCCGACGACGTCGCGCCGCCCGCCGTGGCCGCGCCGTTGCGGTTGGAGCCGTTCCGCGCGATGACGCTCACCGGTGGTCGTGTCGGCGACCCGGCCTCGGCCCGCGCCTTCGCGCGGCCCTACCGTGACGTCGCGCGGCGTCTCGCCCGCTGGGAGCGTGCCGGCCGGCTGACGCGCGACCGGGAGCCGGCGGTCTACCTCCACGAGTACACGGTCGGGGGCATCACCGTGCGCGGTCTGGTCGGCGCCCTCGACCTGTCTCGACGGGCGCGCGCCGACCAGCTGCCCGCCGTCCTGCCCCACGAGGCGATCCACCTGCGCCAGTCGCAGGACCTCGCCGACCGGATGCGCGAGATGGAGCTCAACCCCGCACCGATCCTGCTGGTCCACCGCGGACCCGCGGAGGTGCGCGACCTCGTGCGCGCCGTCGCGCGCCGCGAGCCCGACCACCACCTGCAGGACCGGGCCGGTCACAGCCAGCGCGTGTGGGCAGTCCGCGCCCTCGACGAGCTCGCGCTGCTCGAGCGCGGCCTGTCCGGCACCCACGCCCTGCTGGCCGACGGCCACCACCGCTACGCCGCCTACCTCACGCTGCAGGCGGCCGCGCCGGGCACCGCCTGGGACCGCGGCCTCGCGATGCTGGTCGACCAGGACGACACCCCCCTCTTCCTGGGCGCCATCCACCGCGTCCTGGAGCGCACCACGCTGGCCGACGTCGCCGACGCCGTGGGCCGGCTGCCCGGGCTGACGTGCACACCAGCGGCGGAGATGACAGCGATCGCTGCCCTCGCTGCCGACACGATGGTCCTGACCGACGGCACGGCGTGGGCGGTGCTGCGGATGACCGCCCGCGACCGCCCGGCCGTAGAGGTCCTGCACGAGGACCTGGTGCCCCGCCTGCCACGCACCGGAGGCGGGGTCACCCACCACCACTCCGTGCACGACCTGCTCACGCGGATGGACCGCGACCGCGACGTCGCCGTGCTGATGCCGGCGCCCGACTTCGACCTCGTGCTGTCGACCGTCGCAGCGGGCCGTCTGCTGCCCGAGAAGGCGACCTCCTTCCAGCCGAAGCCGCCGCTGGGGGTCGTCATGCGCTCGCTGCGCGACGGATGA
- a CDS encoding single-stranded DNA-binding protein: MTRTDEAAGAVVAVNEVRLAGRVSQDPERRELPSGDEVWTFRLVVARPEAKRRGRTSVDALECSAWSGRTRRAVRSWRAGDLVEVDGAVRRRFYRTGAGAASVVEVEVERARVIRRAASA; encoded by the coding sequence GTGACCAGGACGGACGAGGCCGCAGGCGCGGTGGTGGCGGTGAACGAGGTGCGGCTCGCGGGACGGGTCAGCCAGGACCCGGAGCGGCGCGAGCTGCCGAGCGGTGACGAGGTGTGGACCTTCCGGCTCGTGGTCGCTCGGCCGGAGGCGAAGCGCCGCGGCCGCACGAGCGTCGACGCGCTGGAGTGCTCGGCGTGGTCGGGCCGCACGCGGCGCGCGGTGCGCAGCTGGCGCGCCGGCGACCTCGTGGAGGTGGACGGCGCGGTGCGCCGACGGTTCTACCGCACGGGGGCGGGCGCGGCCTCGGTGGTCGAGGTCGAGGTCGAGCGCGCGCGGGTCATCCGTCGCGCAGCGAGCGCATGA
- a CDS encoding NAD kinase — protein MSDPSTASPPSPRPAADETGPGDPARRRILLLAHTGREEAREVARAFCRALVAHGLAVRLLRSEAADLALETVAGLGGPDGLDPHAVEVVDDPVGADPMTPDGHDGPGDGLGVGCELALVIGGDGTILRAAEITRATGTPVLGVNLGHVGFLAEAEPDDVDSTVEAVAHRRYTAEDRLTLDVRVHHGGAVVSRTFALNEASVEKASRERMLEVVVEVDGRPLSRWGCDGVVCATPTGSTAYNFSAGGPVVWPGVEALLLVPISAHALFARPLVVAPTSVLAVELISTAAGAGVLWCDGRRAVDLPPGARIEVRRGERPVRLVRLHEAPFTDRLVAKFGLPVEGWRGAAERRRREEGV, from the coding sequence GTGAGCGACCCCTCGACCGCGAGCCCGCCGTCACCGCGACCCGCGGCCGACGAGACCGGGCCTGGCGACCCGGCGCGACGCCGCATCCTGCTGCTGGCCCACACGGGGCGGGAGGAGGCCCGTGAGGTCGCCCGCGCCTTCTGCCGAGCGCTGGTCGCGCACGGGCTCGCGGTGCGGTTGCTGCGCAGCGAGGCGGCCGACCTCGCCCTCGAGACCGTCGCGGGTCTCGGCGGCCCCGACGGGCTCGACCCCCACGCCGTCGAGGTCGTCGACGACCCGGTCGGCGCCGACCCGATGACCCCCGACGGCCACGACGGCCCCGGCGACGGGCTGGGGGTGGGCTGCGAGCTGGCCCTCGTCATCGGCGGCGACGGCACCATCCTGCGCGCGGCGGAGATCACGCGTGCCACCGGCACGCCCGTGCTCGGCGTCAACCTCGGCCACGTCGGCTTCCTGGCCGAGGCCGAGCCCGACGACGTCGACTCGACGGTCGAGGCGGTGGCCCACCGGCGCTACACCGCCGAGGACCGCCTCACCCTCGACGTGCGGGTGCACCACGGCGGTGCCGTGGTCTCGCGCACCTTCGCCCTCAACGAGGCCAGCGTCGAGAAGGCGTCGCGCGAGCGGATGCTCGAGGTCGTCGTCGAGGTCGACGGCCGCCCGCTGTCGCGGTGGGGGTGCGACGGGGTGGTCTGCGCGACGCCGACCGGCTCCACCGCCTACAACTTCTCCGCCGGCGGGCCCGTCGTCTGGCCGGGCGTGGAGGCGCTGCTGCTCGTCCCCATCAGCGCGCACGCGCTCTTCGCGCGACCGCTGGTGGTGGCGCCGACCTCGGTGCTCGCCGTCGAGCTCATCAGCACCGCCGCCGGTGCGGGGGTGCTGTGGTGCGACGGTCGCCGCGCTGTCGACCTGCCCCCGGGCGCGCGCATCGAGGTGCGCCGCGGGGAGCGGCCCGTGCGGCTGGTGCGGCTGCACGAGGCGCCGTTCACCGACCGTCTGGTCGCGAAGTTCGGGCTGCCGGTCGAGGGCTGGCGCGGCGCGGCGGAGCGCCGTCGCCGCGAGGAGGGGGTCTGA